The proteins below are encoded in one region of Pseudomonas sp. SCB32:
- a CDS encoding PTS fructose-like transporter subunit IIB, translated as MNLALITACPNGQITSVLSARLLRAAAERLGWSVCVEQRDPQHPERQLSEAQIAAADWVLVVSAQPLDLSRFVGKRLLQIRPAEALADPAAFLQRAVQDAEVCRADDSPSVTTGTARAVKLVAVTACPTGVAHTFMAAEALQQAAQQMGYGLKVETQGSVGARNPLSAEDIADADVVLLAADIEVNTERFAGKRIFRCGTGVALKQPQAILDRALREAVEESATAAGSGTAAGKSEARGVYKHLLTGVSFMLPMVVAGGLLIALSFVFGIEAFKQQGTLAAALMQIGGEAAFKLMVPMLAGYIAWSIADRPGLAPGMIGGLLASTLGAGFLGGIVAGLLAGYCARAIAQWLPLPDSVAALKPILIIPLLASLFTGLVMIYVVGSPVAAMMHSLTGFLAGMGTTNAILLGLLLGGMMCVDLGGPINKAAYAFSVGLLASQSYAPMAAVMAGGMVPPIGMGIATLLARRKFAQSEREAGKAALVLGLCFISEGAIPFAAKDPLRVIPASIVGGALTGALSMLFGCKLLAPHGGLFVLLIPNAMNHALLYLLAIALGSVVTGVLYAVLKRSEAAPMMVMGEPAR; from the coding sequence ATGAACCTTGCCCTCATCACCGCCTGCCCGAATGGTCAGATCACCAGTGTGCTCAGCGCGCGCCTGCTGCGTGCTGCGGCCGAGCGCCTGGGCTGGTCGGTGTGCGTCGAACAGCGCGACCCGCAGCATCCCGAACGCCAGCTCTCCGAAGCTCAGATCGCGGCGGCCGACTGGGTGCTGGTGGTCAGCGCACAGCCGCTGGACCTCTCGCGCTTCGTTGGCAAACGTCTGCTACAGATTCGTCCGGCCGAGGCGCTGGCCGATCCCGCCGCCTTCCTCCAGCGCGCTGTGCAAGATGCGGAGGTCTGCCGGGCCGACGACTCACCGAGCGTCACCACTGGGACCGCGCGTGCGGTGAAACTGGTGGCGGTCACGGCCTGCCCGACCGGGGTGGCGCACACTTTCATGGCCGCCGAGGCCTTGCAGCAGGCCGCGCAGCAGATGGGCTACGGGCTGAAGGTGGAGACCCAGGGCTCGGTCGGTGCACGCAATCCACTGAGCGCCGAGGACATTGCCGACGCCGATGTGGTTCTGCTGGCGGCGGACATCGAAGTGAACACCGAGCGTTTTGCCGGCAAGCGCATCTTCCGCTGCGGCACCGGGGTGGCGCTGAAGCAGCCGCAGGCGATCCTCGATCGCGCGTTGAGGGAGGCGGTAGAGGAGTCCGCCACGGCAGCCGGCAGCGGCACGGCAGCGGGGAAGAGCGAGGCGCGCGGGGTGTACAAGCACCTGCTCACCGGCGTGTCCTTCATGCTGCCGATGGTGGTGGCGGGCGGTCTGTTGATCGCGCTGTCGTTCGTCTTCGGTATCGAGGCGTTCAAGCAGCAAGGCACTTTGGCGGCCGCGCTGATGCAGATCGGCGGCGAGGCGGCGTTCAAGCTGATGGTGCCGATGCTCGCCGGTTACATCGCCTGGTCCATCGCCGACCGTCCGGGGTTGGCGCCGGGGATGATCGGCGGCCTGCTGGCGAGCACCCTGGGCGCGGGCTTCCTGGGCGGCATCGTCGCCGGGCTGCTGGCCGGGTACTGCGCGCGGGCCATCGCGCAGTGGCTTCCGCTGCCGGACAGCGTCGCCGCACTCAAACCAATCCTGATCATTCCGCTGCTGGCCAGCCTGTTCACCGGGTTGGTGATGATCTACGTGGTGGGCTCGCCGGTGGCGGCGATGATGCATTCGCTGACGGGCTTCCTCGCTGGTATGGGCACCACCAATGCCATCCTGCTGGGGCTGCTGCTGGGCGGGATGATGTGCGTCGACCTCGGTGGCCCGATCAACAAGGCGGCCTATGCCTTCTCGGTCGGCCTGCTGGCTTCGCAGAGCTATGCGCCGATGGCGGCGGTGATGGCGGGAGGCATGGTCCCGCCGATCGGCATGGGCATCGCCACCCTGCTGGCGCGGCGCAAGTTCGCCCAGAGCGAGCGCGAAGCAGGCAAGGCGGCGCTGGTGCTGGGGCTGTGCTTCATCTCCGAGGGTGCGATTCCCTTCGCCGCCAAGGACCCGCTGCGGGTGATCCCGGCCAGCATCGTGGGCGGCGCGCTGACCGGTGCGCTGTCGATGCTGTTCGGTTGCAAGCTGCTGGCGCCCCATGGAGGGCTCTTCGTGCTGCTGATTCCCAACGCAATGAACCACGCGTTGCTGTACCTGCTGGCGATTGCCCTGGGCAGCGTGGTGACGGGCGTGCTCTATGCCGTGCTCAAGCGCTCGGAGGCGGCGCCGATGATGGTGATGGGCGAGCCCGCCCGGTAG
- a CDS encoding UDP-glucose/GDP-mannose dehydrogenase family protein translates to MKISVFGIGYVGLVQAAVMAEVGHDVLCMDIDKEKIAKLKRGQISIYEPGLAELVKDNLEAGRLHFTDDVAEATAHGRVQFIAVGTPPSADGSADLSAVFAVAESIARHRHQPVIIVEKSTVPVGTGDRIKAHLQKVLNDLGRTLEFDIVSNPEFLKEGSALADCRKPDRIVIGCERPEVMDVMREIYEPFNRNHDRIISMNLRSAELTKYAANCMLATKISFINQIAELAEHMGADIESVRQGMGADPRIGYHFIYPGCGYGGSCFPKDVQALIQSAKEADCSNDLLRAVEAVNVRQKNKLFQRIHRYFDGQLAGRTFALWGLSFKPNTDDMRDAPSRALMEALWEAGAQVRAFDPEAMTEAQRLYGHDERLTLMGTPEATLGGADALVICTEWQQFKAPDFDLLSSRLKAPVIFDGRNLFDPERMARHGFEYFPMGRGDSHRLPVPVIAQK, encoded by the coding sequence ATGAAAATCAGCGTATTCGGTATCGGCTATGTCGGGCTCGTTCAAGCCGCCGTCATGGCGGAAGTCGGCCATGACGTCCTGTGCATGGACATCGACAAGGAAAAGATCGCCAAGCTCAAGCGCGGCCAGATCAGCATCTACGAACCCGGCCTGGCCGAGCTGGTGAAGGACAACCTGGAAGCCGGTCGCCTGCACTTCACCGACGACGTTGCCGAAGCAACTGCCCACGGTCGTGTGCAGTTCATCGCCGTGGGCACGCCGCCCAGCGCCGATGGCTCGGCCGACCTGAGCGCCGTGTTCGCCGTGGCCGAGAGCATCGCCCGCCACCGCCACCAGCCGGTGATCATCGTCGAGAAGTCCACGGTTCCGGTGGGCACTGGTGACCGCATCAAGGCGCACCTGCAGAAGGTGCTGAACGACCTGGGGCGCACGCTGGAGTTCGATATCGTCTCCAACCCCGAGTTCCTCAAGGAAGGCTCCGCACTGGCCGACTGCCGCAAGCCCGACCGCATCGTCATCGGCTGCGAGCGCCCGGAAGTGATGGACGTGATGCGCGAGATCTACGAGCCGTTCAACCGCAATCATGACCGCATCATCAGCATGAACCTGCGCAGCGCCGAACTGACCAAGTACGCCGCCAACTGCATGCTGGCGACCAAGATCAGCTTCATCAACCAGATCGCCGAACTGGCCGAGCACATGGGCGCCGACATCGAATCGGTGCGCCAGGGCATGGGCGCCGATCCGCGCATCGGCTACCACTTCATCTACCCCGGCTGCGGCTACGGTGGCTCGTGCTTCCCCAAGGACGTACAAGCCCTGATCCAGAGCGCCAAGGAAGCGGACTGCTCCAACGACCTGCTGCGTGCCGTGGAAGCGGTGAACGTCCGCCAGAAGAACAAGCTGTTCCAGCGCATCCACCGCTACTTCGACGGTCAACTGGCCGGACGCACCTTCGCGCTCTGGGGGCTGTCGTTCAAGCCCAACACCGACGACATGCGCGATGCGCCAAGCCGCGCACTGATGGAAGCGCTTTGGGAAGCCGGCGCCCAGGTACGCGCCTTCGACCCGGAGGCCATGACCGAAGCGCAACGCCTGTACGGTCACGATGAGCGCCTGACGCTGATGGGCACCCCGGAGGCCACCCTCGGCGGCGCCGATGCGCTGGTGATCTGCACCGAGTGGCAGCAGTTCAAGGCCCCGGACTTCGACCTGCTGTCCAGCCGCCTGAAAGCCCCGGTGATCTTCGACGGCCGCAACCTGTTCGATCCGGAGCGCATGGCGCGCCATGGTTTCGAATACTTCCCGATGGGCCGCGGCGACTCGCACCGCCTGCCGGTGCCAGTAATCGCGCAGAAATAA
- the arnF gene encoding 4-amino-4-deoxy-L-arabinose-phosphoundecaprenol flippase subunit ArnF, translated as MSVWRGIGFSLGSVLLVSGAQLGMRWGMTRLPAPAQWLESLASLDLAALLVLAGAVMAYALSMLCWLLALNHLPLSRAYSLLSLSYALVYLGAAWLPGLGEPLSLSRTLGVGLVIAGVITINAPRRRNGTNPLKPGDARQNSTQFE; from the coding sequence ATGAGCGTCTGGCGCGGTATCGGTTTCTCCCTGGGCAGCGTGCTGCTGGTCAGCGGTGCGCAGCTGGGCATGCGCTGGGGCATGACGCGTCTGCCGGCCCCCGCACAGTGGCTCGAGTCACTCGCAAGCCTCGACCTGGCCGCCCTGCTGGTGCTGGCGGGTGCAGTGATGGCCTACGCGCTGTCGATGCTCTGCTGGCTGCTCGCCCTGAATCACTTGCCGCTGAGCCGCGCCTACTCGCTGCTCAGCCTCAGTTATGCCCTGGTCTACCTCGGCGCCGCCTGGCTGCCTGGCCTGGGCGAGCCGTTGAGCCTGTCGCGCACGCTCGGCGTCGGCCTGGTGATCGCCGGTGTGATCACCATCAATGCACCGCGCCGCCGCAACGGAACCAACCCCCTCAAACCCGGCGACGCTCGCCAAAATTCCACACAGTTCGAATGA